The genomic window GCATGGCCGCCAGTCTCAGGCGTGGGAGCACCTGAGGTCAGAGGTCGAGAGCGCCCCACCCCGGCCCAACTCCAAGGCCACGCCCTGAGACGGCCCAGGTCTCCACGCCCTCGTGCGTGGTGGGGAGGGCCCCAGATGAGAGTCCTGGCTGCAGGCACTGGGCAGCCCCTCGGCCCCCTACTCAGGAACACGGGGCCCCCAGAACAAGGCGGCCGGGGCTGCCCAGGGCACCACCTGGACTCCCACAGGGGCGGGGTCTCTGCGGGCCAGTGCAGGGCCTTCTTCGGATGACCCCTGAAGGGCCGGAGGGGTTCACGCGGGGACCCCTGCTCAGACACCCGTGCCCTCTCCCCGGCCCTGTGGTGTTGTTGGGGGCGTCCACGGGGAGCCTGGGACCATGCCCCACCCCCGGAAGCAGCCCCCACTCTGCAGGGTCCCgcgaggtggggagggaggctgcagacgagcgggggtgggctggggcagaAGCTGACCAGAGCAGACATGGGGGCGGGACTCCTTTATTGAGCACTGCGAGGAGGCGGGGGGACCcccggagccccctccccagccccggcgTGGGCGGCCTAGGACTCGGACTCGAACATCTTCTTGCGGCCCTCCATGCCCGACTTCTCCTCGATGTTCTTCCTCCAGTCGCCCACGTCGCGCAGGTCCCGCTcctgggggcaggtgggcaggcaggcaggtgcgGTGGGAGAGGGCTGGAccagcgcccgccccgccccgcccgcccgcccgcgcggcGCTCACCTTCTCCGTGTCCTCCTTCTTCACCTGCTTCAGGTTGGCCCGCAGGTCCATGCACACCTTGTGCTTGGAGCCCAGCAGGGCCTTGAGCATGGCGTCAGCCGACATGCGCACACGCCGCAGCGGGGGCCTCTTGAACTTGCCCCGCAGGTCGAACAGCTTCTGGTTCATGTCCTCCAGCTGCGGGCGGGCGTGGGCGGGCGTGGGTGGGCGCAGGTGGGCGGCTgcgccccgcccggcccggcccccgcgcccctcccgccccctccccggccctcaCCTCCTTGCTGCTCTTCTGCACCTTGATCTCCATGTCATACTTCTCCTCCTCGGCCGCGTCGATCTTGGCGTGCAGCTGCTTGCACAGCTCCTGGGGGCGGGCGGCGCGCGTGGGTGGGCGGCCGGCCCCCGCGGGAGCCCCGCCCATCGGGCCGCCGCGCGGGGGTCCCTACCTGCACCTCGGCCATGGAGCCAGGGAGGCTCAGGGGCGGGCAGTGCTCCGCCAGGTAGTTCTGCTTCT from Oryctolagus cuniculus chromosome 1, mOryCun1.1, whole genome shotgun sequence includes these protein-coding regions:
- the TNNI2 gene encoding troponin I, fast skeletal muscle isoform X1, giving the protein MLQIAATELEKEEGRREAEKQNYLAEHCPPLSLPGSMAEVQELCKQLHAKIDAAEEEKYDMEIKVQKSSKELEDMNQKLFDLRGKFKRPPLRRVRMSADAMLKALLGSKHKVCMDLRANLKQVKKEDTEKERDLRDVGDWRKNIEEKSGMEGRKKMFESES
- the TNNI2 gene encoding troponin I, fast skeletal muscle; translated protein: MGDEEKRNRAITARRQHLKSVMLQIAATELEKEEGRREAEKQNYLAEHCPPLSLPGSMAEVQELCKQLHAKIDAAEEEKYDMEIKVQKSSKELEDMNQKLFDLRGKFKRPPLRRVRMSADAMLKALLGSKHKVCMDLRANLKQVKKEDTEKERDLRDVGDWRKNIEEKSGMEGRKKMFESES